In a single window of the Chondrocystis sp. NIES-4102 genome:
- a CDS encoding aspartate kinase translates to MALVVQKYGGTSVGSVERIQAVAHRVRKTVQQGNSLVVVVSAMGKTTDTLVKLADEISSNPCRREMDMLLSTGEQVTIALLSMALQELGQPAISLTGAQVGIVTEAEHSRARILQICTDRIERHLSNGEVVVVAGFQGVSSTEELEITTLGRGGSDTSAVALAASLKADRCEIYTDVPGILTTDPRIVPSAQLMSEITADEMLELASLGAKVLHPRAVEIARNYGMPLVVLSSWSDRPGTKVVSPLPQPRSLQGMEIAKPVDGVEVSRDQAKIALLRVPDFPGVAASLFNEISGQNIDVDLIIQSIHDGNTNDIAFTVVHKVLQQAEAVAEAIAPSLRSNPNAIEEAEVIIDRQIAKVAISGAGMIGRPGIAAKMFKTLADAQINIQMISTSEVKVSCVIDEEQCDRALHLLSLAFDIDLNSQKEITANQYQGEHPAVRGVALDTNQARIAIRHVPDLPGMAAQIFTLLAKKNISVDAIIQSQRCHIINGNPTRDIAFTVVQGEADLACQIISELNQKIGCGEVSADTAIAKLSVVGAGMVGHPGVAAQFFTALAKEKINIQMITTSEIKISCVIDQAQGIKALQAVHDAFGLGGEEIITIGA, encoded by the coding sequence ATGGCTTTGGTTGTTCAAAAATATGGTGGTACATCAGTAGGTTCTGTAGAACGTATTCAGGCGGTTGCCCATAGAGTTCGTAAAACTGTTCAACAGGGAAACAGTTTAGTGGTGGTGGTTTCTGCTATGGGTAAAACTACTGATACTTTGGTTAAGTTGGCTGACGAGATTTCAAGTAATCCTTGTCGCCGTGAGATGGATATGTTGCTGTCTACAGGGGAGCAGGTTACTATCGCACTACTAAGTATGGCACTGCAAGAATTAGGACAGCCAGCAATTTCTTTAACAGGGGCGCAAGTAGGAATAGTAACAGAAGCTGAACATAGTCGTGCCAGAATTTTACAGATCTGTACAGATCGTATAGAAAGACATCTGAGCAACGGCGAAGTAGTTGTGGTTGCGGGTTTTCAAGGGGTAAGCAGTACAGAAGAATTAGAAATAACCACATTGGGAAGAGGTGGATCTGATACTTCGGCAGTAGCCCTAGCAGCATCTTTAAAAGCAGATCGTTGTGAAATTTATACTGATGTACCAGGAATTTTAACAACCGATCCTCGAATAGTGCCATCTGCTCAATTAATGTCGGAAATTACCGCAGATGAAATGTTGGAATTAGCTAGCTTAGGGGCAAAGGTATTACATCCTAGGGCGGTAGAAATTGCGCGTAATTATGGGATGCCGTTAGTAGTATTATCTAGCTGGAGCGATCGCCCTGGAACGAAAGTTGTGTCTCCCCTTCCTCAACCTCGTTCTTTACAAGGAATGGAAATTGCCAAGCCTGTAGATGGAGTGGAAGTAAGCCGAGATCAAGCAAAGATAGCGTTGTTGAGAGTACCAGATTTTCCTGGAGTAGCAGCTAGTTTATTTAATGAAATATCAGGTCAAAATATAGATGTGGATCTGATTATCCAGTCGATCCATGATGGCAATACCAATGATATTGCTTTTACAGTGGTTCATAAAGTGTTACAACAAGCAGAAGCAGTGGCAGAAGCGATCGCCCCATCCTTAAGAAGTAATCCTAACGCCATCGAGGAAGCAGAGGTAATAATAGATCGTCAAATTGCTAAGGTGGCTATTTCAGGTGCGGGTATGATTGGTCGTCCTGGGATTGCTGCTAAAATGTTTAAAACTTTAGCGGATGCTCAGATTAATATTCAAATGATTTCAACTTCGGAAGTCAAAGTTAGTTGTGTCATTGATGAAGAACAATGCGATCGCGCTTTACATTTACTTTCTTTAGCATTTGATATAGATCTCAATTCCCAAAAAGAAATTACTGCTAACCAATATCAGGGAGAACATCCTGCTGTACGTGGGGTGGCACTTGATACTAACCAAGCAAGAATTGCTATCCGTCATGTGCCTGATCTTCCAGGTATGGCAGCCCAAATATTTACACTATTGGCAAAGAAAAATATTAGTGTAGATGCTATTATCCAGTCCCAACGATGTCATATCATCAATGGTAATCCCACCCGTGATATTGCCTTTACAGTTGTTCAAGGGGAAGCTGATTTAGCCTGTCAAATAATTAGCGAGTTAAATCAAAAGATTGGTTGTGGGGAAGTGTCCGCCGACACAGCGATCGCTAAATTAAGTGTAGTTGGTGCTGGTATGGTAGGGCATCCTGGGGTTGCTGCTCAATTTTTTACAGCCTTGGCTAAAGAGAAAATTAATATTCAAATGATCACCACTTCTGAAATAAAAATAAGTTGTGTAATCGATCAAGCCCAAGGAATAAAAGCCCTCCAAGCAGTTCACGACGCTTTTGGACTGGGGGGAGAAGAGATAATTACTATTGGGGCGTAG
- a CDS encoding TPR repeat-containing serine/threonine protein kinase, translating into MDNNLVGQTIQGRYYVVRELGRGGVGVTFLAEDQQCFNSQCVVKQLKPRSTNVKTLEIARRLFNREAEIMNCLGHCDRIPRLLAYFEQEGEFFLVQELIKGHDLSQEIIPGEPWSEEKTLALLKGVLEVLLVVQQHNVIHRDLKPSNLMRRQQDNKIILIDFGSVKQVTTQIVDSTGYGKQTVAVGTKSYMPMEQIMGRPGFYSDIYAMGIIAIQALTGVLPKDLATDDDGELIWRNHINPNIHYQPRFLDILDKMVRRLHQDRYSSAAVVLEELEQLDIEKNNNKDTVVIASQASAKNDLRAASTAEDGVVTTKIISPPESLENSNNHSQLPNVPSVSNSRQKSQKKILPLIIGGITLLAMALGVGILIKNQHEPELNLSLYENSDQGFKINYPEAWEQENRDDFFATGVVFFSPLENNQDTFKEQVSVSVEVLPRNMSLAEYTNESIALIKKLSDKDVSATQATTLGKYKAQQVVYRGEENGNPVKRMQTWSIKNNQAYVITYTAQPESYDNYLPTVEEIIASFETINN; encoded by the coding sequence ATGGATAACAATCTTGTAGGACAAACTATTCAGGGACGTTATTACGTCGTCAGAGAACTAGGGCGAGGTGGTGTTGGGGTAACTTTTTTAGCTGAGGATCAACAGTGTTTCAATAGTCAATGTGTAGTTAAACAATTAAAGCCAAGATCTACCAATGTTAAAACTTTAGAGATAGCTAGACGGTTGTTTAATCGTGAAGCTGAAATTATGAATTGTTTGGGACATTGCGATCGCATTCCACGTTTACTAGCTTACTTTGAACAAGAGGGTGAATTTTTCCTCGTTCAAGAATTAATTAAGGGACATGATCTTAGTCAAGAAATAATTCCAGGCGAGCCTTGGTCTGAAGAGAAAACCTTAGCTTTATTAAAAGGTGTTCTAGAAGTCCTATTAGTTGTTCAGCAACACAATGTAATTCATCGTGATTTAAAGCCCTCAAACTTGATGCGCCGTCAACAGGATAACAAAATAATCTTAATTGATTTTGGCTCTGTAAAACAAGTAACTACTCAAATTGTTGATAGTACAGGATATGGGAAACAAACTGTAGCAGTTGGGACTAAATCCTATATGCCAATGGAGCAAATTATGGGTCGTCCTGGGTTTTATAGTGATATTTATGCTATGGGGATAATTGCCATTCAAGCCTTGACGGGAGTACTTCCTAAAGACTTAGCTACAGATGATGATGGCGAACTTATTTGGCGCAACCATATTAATCCTAATATCCATTATCAACCGCGTTTTCTTGATATCCTTGATAAAATGGTGCGTCGTCTTCATCAAGATAGATATTCTTCTGCTGCGGTTGTTTTAGAAGAATTGGAACAGTTAGATATAGAAAAAAACAACAATAAAGACACTGTAGTAATTGCTAGCCAAGCATCAGCTAAAAATGACTTGAGAGCAGCTTCAACCGCCGAAGATGGTGTAGTAACCACCAAAATTATTAGTCCCCCTGAATCTTTAGAAAACTCAAATAATCACTCTCAATTACCAAATGTTCCATCAGTTTCTAACTCAAGACAGAAATCTCAAAAAAAGATTTTACCTCTAATTATCGGCGGTATAACCTTACTAGCTATGGCTTTAGGAGTTGGTATCTTAATTAAGAATCAGCATGAACCAGAATTAAATTTATCTCTCTATGAAAATTCCGACCAGGGATTTAAAATAAATTATCCCGAAGCTTGGGAACAAGAAAACCGCGACGACTTTTTTGCAACAGGAGTTGTATTTTTTTCGCCTTTAGAAAATAACCAAGATACATTTAAGGAACAAGTTAGCGTTTCGGTTGAAGTTTTACCCCGCAATATGTCTTTGGCGGAATATACCAATGAATCGATCGCCCTAATTAAAAAGTTATCCGATAAAGATGTTAGTGCGACTCAAGCAACTACTCTGGGTAAATACAAAGCCCAACAAGTGGTTTACCGTGGGGAGGAAAATGGTAATCCTGTAAAAAGAATGCAAACTTGGTCTATTAAAAATAATCAAGCTTATGTAATTACCTATACTGCCCAGCCCGAAAGCTATGATAATTATCTACCAACAGTAGAAGAAATTATCGCCTCCTTTGAAACCATTAATAATTAA
- the amt1 gene encoding ammonium/methylammonium permease has translation MNSEFLETEKKLKYNKQTSISRQAHNLIPRPLRIIFKSFSPAWFVCIPLAAVIVVVWNTAVTAQGLEPPSNTQELTVILNTVFLLFCSILVIFMNAGFAMVEAGFCRQKNAVNILAKNLIVFAIATLAYWAIGYGLMYGEGNPFIGLNGFFFSGDPAAYGNSAYPEAVPEAISFLFQVAFAATAATIVSGAVAERVHFGAFLIFSTLLVAFSYAITGHWIWDGGWLSEMGFRDFAGSTVVHSVGGWAALVGAALLGPRLGRYQNGRIGAIPGHNMGFATLGCLILWIGWFGFNPGSELAATGNIAYIALTTNLSGAAGGVAATTTSWLKDGKPDLSMIINGILAGLVGITAGCADVSYLSAIIIGLIAGVLVVFSVGFFDRLKIDDPVGATSVHLVCGIWGTLAVGIFSTNPDHNIVTQLIGVLAVAAFTILFSAIVWSILKFTMGIRVNEEDERIGLDISEHGMEAYNGFVKEADILSGSASNMPVSMSSTERSEF, from the coding sequence ATGAATTCTGAATTCTTAGAAACTGAAAAAAAACTTAAGTATAACAAGCAAACAAGTATCTCAAGACAAGCACATAACTTAATTCCAAGACCCTTAAGAATAATATTTAAATCTTTTTCACCTGCATGGTTTGTTTGCATCCCTTTAGCTGCGGTGATTGTTGTAGTTTGGAATACAGCCGTTACCGCTCAAGGATTAGAACCACCTTCTAATACACAAGAATTAACAGTTATTTTAAATACAGTCTTCTTACTATTTTGCTCTATTCTAGTAATCTTTATGAATGCTGGATTTGCAATGGTAGAAGCAGGGTTCTGTCGTCAAAAAAATGCAGTTAATATTCTTGCTAAAAATTTAATTGTTTTTGCGATCGCAACTTTAGCCTATTGGGCAATTGGTTACGGGTTAATGTATGGAGAAGGAAACCCTTTTATTGGTTTGAATGGTTTCTTCTTTAGTGGTGATCCTGCTGCATATGGTAACAGTGCCTATCCAGAAGCAGTACCCGAAGCGATTTCCTTTCTATTCCAAGTTGCTTTTGCAGCCACAGCAGCGACTATTGTTTCTGGTGCAGTAGCAGAAAGAGTTCATTTTGGAGCATTCCTAATTTTCAGTACTTTATTAGTAGCCTTTTCTTACGCTATTACTGGACATTGGATTTGGGATGGCGGTTGGTTAAGCGAAATGGGTTTTAGAGATTTCGCAGGTTCGACTGTAGTACACTCCGTAGGTGGTTGGGCTGCTTTAGTTGGTGCAGCTTTGTTAGGGCCAAGACTCGGTAGATATCAAAATGGTAGAATAGGCGCAATTCCTGGACATAATATGGGTTTTGCTACCCTTGGTTGTTTAATTTTGTGGATAGGCTGGTTTGGTTTTAATCCAGGTTCAGAACTCGCAGCGACAGGTAATATCGCCTATATCGCTTTAACTACTAACTTATCAGGAGCAGCAGGTGGGGTTGCAGCAACTACTACTTCTTGGCTAAAAGATGGTAAACCAGATCTATCTATGATCATTAACGGAATTTTAGCAGGTTTAGTAGGTATTACCGCAGGTTGTGCTGATGTTAGCTATCTATCCGCAATAATTATTGGTTTGATTGCAGGTGTACTTGTAGTCTTTTCTGTAGGCTTCTTTGACAGACTAAAAATAGATGATCCTGTTGGTGCAACTTCGGTTCACCTTGTGTGTGGTATTTGGGGAACTCTAGCGGTTGGTATTTTTAGTACAAATCCTGACCATAATATAGTTACACAGCTTATCGGCGTTTTGGCTGTGGCAGCGTTTACTATACTATTTAGTGCCATTGTTTGGAGTATACTCAAATTCACTATGGGAATTCGGGTGAATGAGGAAGATGAAAGAATTGGTTTAGATATCAGTGAACATGGTATGGAGGCTTATAACGGATTTGTTAAAGAAGCTGACATATTATCTGGTAGTGCTTCTAATATGCCTGTAAGTATGAGTTCTACTGAAAGATCAGAATTTTAA
- a CDS encoding chloride channel core: MNKLFANWRISSWLASSSLDNRYALLEACLIGLFSALAAVLLKQGIGWLGGWRIHMVNIAGAKLVLPLMGFTFGALAGVIIDVFAPSAAGGGIPQVKAALAKYPMVLDLKTAIFKTIATILIVGAGFTLGRRGPTVHIGAALGAEVSRWIPNSPTNRRQMIAAGAAAGLAAGFNTPIAGVLFVVEELMRDISGLTLETAIAASFTGAVVSRILGATAISVPLEVLDASRRGSFAIPEIPFYIVLGILAGVLGGILNIAILKGVKINRNIALPMPLKIGIAGFISGTVVSFLPPFFQDNAGLRELLVAGQFSWQTTGFIFIAQFGLTILAYSLGAPGGIFSPALVLGSALGYLVGVTETLLISSESPYTFALAGMGAFFTAVVRVPVTAIIIVFEMTADFNLVLPLMISCAVAYIVAESVSQGSLYEHLLETVGIKITEDNPQNDFMAKLTADDVMQSRVETLSSNLTLPEVVKSMSRSHHRGFPVVEEGKLVGIITQSDIPKDNKQADSILLKDVMTPQPISVSCKTSLADVLYLLNRYQLSRLPVTEGSKLLGIITRSDIIKAEAKHLNNEYQSRATLQPSYVVYQTRSPATGRGRILLPLANPDHIPALLEIAGAIARYHQYEIVCLRVIDVPNYIYPAQAQVDTANTRQLMESLENWGKKSDIAIHAQIRIATDIGEAILETIVSEHINLLLMGWKGETSGIESIFGNVVDSLIKQAGCDLILVKLGKSPHAFPKQLQFKEHQWLIPTTGGDRIKKLLNVLPALAQLYSTPPQLQLCQIYDPDQSQPPNSDFQAAFDLVLEQIKLPMTSLLIAHPSVSDAIIKLTKKKKYDLVILGASNQGLLRNVVKGNITEAIARYADSTVIIFRHCE; the protein is encoded by the coding sequence ATGAATAAACTGTTTGCCAACTGGCGTATATCTTCATGGCTGGCAAGTAGTTCTCTTGATAACCGTTACGCTTTGCTCGAAGCTTGTTTAATTGGTTTGTTTTCAGCTTTGGCTGCGGTATTACTTAAGCAAGGAATTGGCTGGCTAGGCGGATGGCGTATTCACATGGTTAATATCGCTGGGGCTAAATTAGTTCTACCGCTCATGGGCTTTACTTTTGGTGCATTGGCTGGAGTAATTATTGATGTTTTTGCCCCTTCTGCTGCTGGCGGTGGTATACCTCAAGTTAAAGCAGCTTTGGCGAAATATCCTATGGTGCTAGATCTAAAGACTGCCATATTTAAAACTATAGCAACTATTTTGATTGTAGGGGCGGGTTTTACTTTAGGTCGTCGGGGACCGACAGTGCATATCGGGGCAGCCTTGGGAGCAGAAGTTAGCCGTTGGATACCTAATTCTCCTACTAACCGTCGTCAGATGATTGCAGCAGGAGCAGCAGCAGGTTTGGCAGCAGGATTTAATACACCGATCGCTGGGGTATTATTTGTGGTTGAGGAGTTGATGCGGGATATTTCTGGCTTAACTTTAGAAACAGCGATCGCAGCCTCTTTTACAGGGGCAGTGGTTTCACGTATCCTTGGTGCTACTGCTATTAGTGTACCTTTGGAGGTTTTGGACGCTAGCCGTCGTGGTAGTTTTGCCATTCCTGAAATTCCTTTTTATATTGTTTTGGGTATTCTCGCAGGTGTTTTAGGCGGTATTTTAAATATTGCTATCCTTAAAGGAGTTAAGATTAATCGTAATATTGCTCTACCTATGCCCCTAAAAATTGGTATAGCAGGGTTTATATCTGGTACAGTTGTCTCTTTTTTGCCTCCCTTTTTTCAAGATAATGCAGGCTTGAGGGAATTATTAGTAGCAGGACAATTTAGCTGGCAAACTACTGGCTTTATTTTTATAGCTCAGTTTGGTTTAACAATCTTGGCTTATAGTTTGGGCGCACCTGGGGGTATTTTTTCTCCTGCTTTGGTATTGGGTTCAGCTTTAGGCTATTTGGTAGGAGTGACTGAAACTTTATTAATTAGTTCTGAATCTCCCTATACTTTTGCTTTGGCAGGGATGGGGGCATTTTTTACAGCAGTTGTTAGAGTCCCTGTCACGGCGATCATTATTGTGTTTGAAATGACTGCGGATTTTAATTTGGTTTTACCCTTAATGATTAGCTGTGCTGTGGCATATATTGTGGCTGAAAGTGTATCTCAAGGGTCTTTATATGAACATCTTTTAGAAACCGTTGGCATTAAAATTACGGAAGATAATCCGCAAAATGACTTTATGGCAAAGCTTACGGCAGATGATGTTATGCAGTCACGGGTAGAAACTCTTTCTAGTAATTTAACCTTACCTGAAGTCGTCAAATCTATGTCACGCTCCCATCACCGTGGTTTTCCTGTGGTGGAAGAGGGGAAGCTGGTAGGTATAATAACTCAATCGGATATTCCCAAGGATAATAAGCAAGCTGATTCTATCTTACTTAAAGATGTGATGACTCCTCAGCCAATCTCTGTAAGCTGTAAGACATCTCTTGCTGATGTGCTTTATTTGCTTAATCGCTATCAATTGTCTCGTTTACCTGTTACGGAAGGATCTAAGTTGCTAGGGATTATAACTCGTAGCGATATTATTAAAGCTGAAGCTAAACATCTTAATAATGAATATCAATCTAGAGCTACTTTACAACCTTCCTACGTAGTTTATCAAACCCGTTCCCCTGCTACAGGTAGAGGTCGTATTCTCCTACCTTTGGCTAATCCTGATCATATTCCTGCTTTACTGGAAATAGCTGGAGCGATCGCCCGTTATCATCAGTATGAAATTGTGTGTTTACGGGTAATTGATGTTCCTAATTATATTTATCCTGCTCAAGCGCAAGTGGACACTGCTAACACTCGTCAATTAATGGAGAGTTTGGAAAATTGGGGAAAAAAATCGGATATTGCTATCCACGCTCAAATTCGCATTGCTACGGATATAGGCGAAGCGATCTTAGAGACTATTGTCAGTGAACATATTAATTTGCTGTTGATGGGTTGGAAAGGTGAAACTTCGGGGATAGAATCTATTTTTGGTAATGTTGTTGATTCTTTAATTAAGCAAGCAGGTTGTGATTTGATATTAGTTAAATTAGGTAAATCACCTCACGCTTTTCCTAAGCAATTGCAATTTAAGGAACATCAATGGTTAATTCCCACTACAGGAGGCGATCGCATTAAGAAGCTTTTAAATGTTTTACCTGCATTGGCTCAGTTGTATTCTACTCCTCCTCAATTACAACTTTGTCAGATTTATGATCCTGATCAATCTCAACCCCCAAATAGTGATTTTCAAGCAGCTTTTGATTTGGTTTTAGAGCAGATTAAATTACCCATGACTTCTTTATTGATTGCTCACCCTTCTGTTTCTGATGCCATAATTAAGTTAACTAAGAAGAAAAAGTATGATCTAGTGATTTTAGGTGCAAGTAACCAAGGGTTATTAAGAAATGTCGTTAAGGGTAATATTACTGAGGCGATCGCTAGGTATGCTGATAGTACGGTTATTATTTTTCGCCATTGTGAGTAA
- a CDS encoding signal peptide peptidase SppA, 67K type yields MGQFLKQTFASTIGSIIGLFIFSLLGASGLFALLLIAFSNDESSVVKDKSVLVFDLSLNVKDSQTSTNLSQALRGKSPDQVTLRRVLESIDKAAKDKRVVALLLDGRKNSSLNGYATLAEIRNALEKFQSTGKKIIAYDVTLTERDYYLASIADEIIINPMGMIELNGLSSKQLFFKGALDKYGVGVQVIRVGDYKSAVEPYIRSNLSPANRQQTKALLTDVWNQVLDKVVTSRKLNPANLQAIINQQGYINPQEATKIGLIDRFGYYDDLASDLRKFTGEDKPTKEASFRQIDLVTYADRALDGEEIAANQTSKIAVVYAEGAIVEGEGGIDNVGGDRLSEELRKLRIDESVKAIVLRVNSPGGGATASDVILREVLLTKERKPVIVSMGDVAASGGYWIAAGGDMIFAQENTVTGSIGVFGLISNIQEIANNNGFTWDVVKTSELADMDSNIRPKNAAELAIYQKSVDQTYQTFIEKVAKYRNLPQEKVKQIAQGRVWSGKEAVKIGLVDRIGGLESAIALAAEKAQLGNNWFLEEYPQQNPFESKILEELLKSQTKSDPLTAQLAQIQQEVTILQGFNDPNKVYARLPFNFQID; encoded by the coding sequence ATGGGTCAATTTTTAAAACAGACATTTGCTAGCACTATTGGGAGTATTATCGGTTTATTTATATTTTCCCTCTTAGGTGCGAGTGGTTTATTTGCCCTTTTGTTGATCGCCTTTTCTAACGATGAATCATCTGTTGTTAAGGATAAATCAGTATTAGTTTTCGATTTATCTCTCAACGTTAAAGATTCCCAAACTTCCACTAATTTAAGCCAAGCTCTTAGGGGCAAAAGTCCAGATCAAGTAACTTTACGCCGAGTTTTAGAGTCTATAGATAAAGCAGCTAAAGATAAACGAGTTGTAGCTTTATTACTCGATGGTAGAAAAAATAGCAGTCTTAATGGTTATGCTACTTTGGCAGAAATTAGAAACGCTTTAGAGAAGTTTCAGAGTACAGGAAAGAAAATTATTGCTTACGATGTCACGTTAACAGAGCGAGATTACTATTTAGCTTCGATCGCCGATGAAATTATTATTAACCCGATGGGCATGATTGAGCTTAATGGTTTAAGTTCTAAACAACTATTTTTTAAGGGTGCATTGGATAAATATGGTGTAGGAGTACAGGTAATTAGAGTTGGTGATTATAAGTCGGCAGTTGAGCCTTATATTCGCTCTAACTTAAGCCCTGCTAACCGCCAACAAACAAAAGCTTTATTAACCGATGTCTGGAATCAAGTTTTAGATAAAGTAGTTACTAGCAGAAAGTTAAATCCTGCCAACTTGCAAGCAATTATTAATCAGCAGGGATATATTAATCCTCAAGAAGCAACCAAGATAGGTTTAATAGATCGCTTTGGTTACTACGATGATTTAGCTAGCGACTTGCGAAAATTTACTGGGGAAGACAAACCAACAAAAGAAGCCAGTTTCCGCCAAATAGACCTTGTTACCTACGCCGATCGCGCCCTCGATGGGGAAGAAATCGCAGCTAATCAAACATCCAAAATCGCCGTTGTCTACGCAGAAGGGGCTATTGTTGAAGGTGAAGGCGGAATTGATAATGTAGGTGGCGATCGCTTGAGTGAAGAGTTGCGTAAACTGAGGATCGATGAAAGTGTTAAAGCCATTGTTTTACGAGTTAATAGTCCTGGGGGAGGCGCAACCGCATCTGATGTTATCCTACGGGAAGTTTTACTTACTAAAGAGCGTAAACCCGTAATAGTTTCGATGGGGGATGTGGCTGCTTCTGGGGGTTATTGGATTGCAGCAGGGGGAGATATGATATTTGCCCAAGAAAATACCGTAACAGGTTCAATTGGAGTGTTTGGGTTGATATCTAATATCCAAGAAATTGCTAACAATAATGGTTTTACTTGGGATGTGGTGAAAACATCAGAATTGGCGGATATGGATTCTAATATTCGTCCTAAAAATGCAGCAGAATTGGCAATTTATCAAAAATCTGTCGATCAAACCTATCAAACTTTTATTGAAAAAGTAGCTAAATATCGCAACCTTCCCCAAGAAAAAGTAAAACAAATTGCTCAAGGTAGAGTCTGGTCGGGTAAAGAAGCGGTTAAAATCGGTTTGGTTGATCGCATTGGTGGATTAGAAAGCGCGATCGCACTGGCTGCCGAAAAAGCTCAACTGGGTAATAATTGGTTTTTGGAGGAATATCCTCAACAAAATCCTTTTGAATCTAAAATTCTTGAAGAGTTATTAAAGTCTCAAACTAAATCTGACCCCCTGACAGCCCAATTAGCCCAAATACAACAAGAAGTAACTATTTTGCAAGGATTTAATGATCCAAATAAGGTTTATGCTCGCTTACCTTTTAATTTTCAAATCGATTAA